One genomic region from Campylobacter sp. RM5004 encodes:
- a CDS encoding cytochrome b/b6 domain-containing protein, producing the protein MKIKRQSIFNQITHLGIMISVFALIFSGILQMPVAKRYMIYKLPLMSWSTDYYISLMVHYIFSISLMFFVFLHITFYILRKDFSMLPKKGDIKKSIKLIYAIIFNKEEEPCEKYLPEQRLAYLGLVIIMAIIIITGLIKTYKNLAGVLISENSLFLIALLHNIGMFLIIFWIFIHLFAFVFKANRALLGAMFGGKVDAKYVLKRHKLWQEGVKAAKKVLKLS; encoded by the coding sequence ATGAAAATTAAAAGACAAAGTATATTTAATCAAATAACACATTTAGGAATAATGATTAGTGTTTTTGCATTGATTTTTAGTGGTATTTTGCAAATGCCTGTCGCAAAAAGATATATGATTTACAAGCTACCTTTAATGTCATGGAGCACGGATTATTATATTAGCTTGATGGTTCATTATATTTTTAGCATTAGCTTGATGTTTTTTGTGTTTTTGCATATTACTTTTTATATTTTACGCAAAGATTTTTCAATGCTTCCAAAAAAAGGCGATATTAAAAAAAGCATAAAATTAATCTATGCAATAATTTTTAATAAAGAAGAAGAACCTTGCGAAAAATATCTACCAGAGCAACGCCTTGCATATTTAGGACTTGTAATTATTATGGCTATTATAATAATCACAGGGCTTATTAAAACTTATAAAAATTTAGCAGGGGTTTTGATTAGCGAAAACTCTTTATTTTTGATAGCATTACTACACAATATAGGAATGTTTTTGATAATTTTTTGGATATTTATACATTTATTTGCTTTTGTTTTTAAGGCTAATAGAGCGCTTTTAGGTGCTATGTTTGGTGGAAAAGTTGATGCTAAATATGTATTAAAAAGGCATAAATTATGGCAAGAAGGTGTGAAAGCTGCTAAGAAAGTTTTAAAACTTTCTTAA
- a CDS encoding 4Fe-4S dicluster domain-containing protein: MSLDRRNFLKIAGIASVSKVFANTNQEKKAKLIDLSLCDGCADFKTPLCVSACKTKNKDVFPKPISNIPNYYPQKFYEDYQDKKDEINRLNPYNFIYVEKLNIDNKNINIPRHCMHCDEPTCLKICPFGAISKDNSAVKINPNVCFGGAKCKDVCPWHIPQRQAGVGAYLKIAPKLAGGGVMYKCDLCADISTPACVSACPKNAMIYANKEEIKLLALKKAQEYKELAKDNGTYIYGDKQNGGTATFYVSPISFEKIQEAISKKHANNTQGIAHMKVDVNNKITSNDKIIKSVLLSPIAGVLAGVLLRKKNEN; the protein is encoded by the coding sequence ATGAGTTTAGATAGAAGAAATTTTTTAAAAATAGCAGGAATTGCTAGTGTAAGCAAGGTTTTTGCAAATACAAATCAAGAAAAAAAGGCAAAACTAATTGATTTAAGCCTTTGCGATGGTTGTGCTGATTTTAAAACACCTTTATGCGTAAGCGCTTGTAAGACAAAAAATAAAGATGTCTTTCCTAAACCAATAAGCAATATACCAAACTATTATCCACAAAAATTTTATGAAGATTATCAAGACAAAAAAGATGAGATAAATAGACTAAATCCTTATAATTTCATCTATGTTGAAAAATTAAACATAGATAATAAAAACATAAATATCCCAAGACATTGCATGCATTGTGATGAGCCAACTTGCCTTAAAATATGTCCGTTTGGAGCAATTAGCAAAGATAATTCAGCTGTTAAAATTAACCCTAATGTTTGTTTTGGTGGAGCAAAATGCAAAGATGTTTGCCCTTGGCACATACCACAAAGACAAGCAGGAGTTGGAGCTTATCTTAAAATAGCGCCCAAATTAGCAGGTGGTGGGGTTATGTATAAATGCGATTTATGTGCTGATATTAGCACCCCTGCTTGTGTGAGTGCTTGTCCTAAAAACGCAATGATATATGCAAATAAAGAAGAAATAAAATTACTAGCCTTAAAAAAAGCACAAGAATACAAAGAATTAGCTAAAGATAATGGCACATATATTTATGGAGATAAACAAAACGGAGGAACTGCTACTTTTTATGTATCGCCGATTTCGTTTGAAAAAATTCAAGAAGCAATAAGCAAAAAACACGCAAACAACACTCAAGGAATAGCACATATGAAAGTAGATGTAAATAACAAAATAACCAGTAATGACAAAATAATTAAAAGTGTTTTATTAAGCCCTATTGCAGGGGTTTTAGCAGGTGTTTTACTAAGGAAGAAAAATGAAAATTAA